One genomic segment of Thermovibrio guaymasensis includes these proteins:
- a CDS encoding tetratricopeptide repeat protein: protein MKKKISALLLSLTLLTPSLAFSKSATYEKEIEKKIKCPTSFTQNPPYYFYCIYRDYHNHKYDSGIEKAKKALKEIEPLLKKNPKGIIPNAEKKGAKLRDPHVYKVASDLHMLLGMLYYKKSLDVDDSAEKKVYKPFFEKLQKKGFDFVQINELMALYSMKRLFPDQMDEKKRKRYRELLKKMGVNEKELDDLMTKAQKVAEEQDKKRLQYLRMAFEEFQKAVQIDPENALAYYQLGNLYSGILSEGAPEASEAAEEAYYKAASILKKEGDINGYKEVVKRLKLINPSSKYLKLLEEKGKNDA, encoded by the coding sequence TTGAAAAAGAAAATCTCGGCTCTTTTACTATCTTTAACCCTTTTAACCCCATCTTTAGCTTTTTCAAAGAGTGCAACTTATGAAAAGGAAATTGAAAAAAAGATAAAGTGTCCTACCAGCTTTACTCAAAATCCTCCTTACTATTTCTACTGTATCTACCGTGACTACCATAACCATAAGTACGATTCAGGAATAGAGAAAGCAAAAAAGGCTTTAAAGGAAATAGAGCCTCTTTTAAAGAAAAATCCAAAAGGAATAATTCCTAACGCTGAAAAGAAAGGGGCAAAACTTAGGGATCCTCACGTCTATAAAGTTGCTTCAGACCTACATATGTTACTTGGAATGCTCTACTACAAGAAGAGTTTAGACGTTGATGATTCTGCTGAAAAGAAAGTTTATAAGCCTTTTTTTGAAAAACTCCAAAAGAAGGGCTTTGACTTTGTTCAGATAAATGAGCTTATGGCCCTTTATAGTATGAAGAGGCTTTTCCCTGATCAGATGGATGAGAAGAAAAGGAAAAGGTATAGAGAGCTCCTGAAGAAAATGGGGGTTAATGAGAAGGAGCTTGACGACCTTATGACGAAAGCTCAAAAAGTTGCTGAAGAGCAGGATAAAAAGAGACTTCAGTACTTAAGGATGGCCTTTGAAGAGTTTCAGAAGGCTGTTCAGATAGACCCAGAAAATGCTCTGGCCTACTATCAACTGGGTAACCTTTACAGCGGTATTCTCTCTGAAGGAGCACCGGAGGCTTCTGAGGCTGCCGAGGAAGCCTACTATAAGGCTGCGTCCATTTTAAAGAAGGAAGGGGATATTAACGGTTATAAGGAAGTGGTTAAGAGGTTAAAGCTAATAAATCCTAGTTCAAAGTACCTGAAGTTACTGGAAGAGAAAGGAAAGAATGATGCGTAG
- a CDS encoding cytochrome c3 family protein — protein MTEKTKAFIVGGIVGIVIAGVGALISAQMIENTAEVEFCGSCHEMKPMYEAWEKGPHGPLGNRRGAVRAACADCHLPHDNVVSYLVNKAKFGAQDGFGHFFKGGYSDDLEHWIEKRKERDHYVFITNCTRCHTQLPDNVMHEKIKLGEIEGNCLDCHWYVGHGFDFEEKLKEFFGKKEGEKGHE, from the coding sequence GTGACGGAGAAGACAAAAGCCTTTATAGTAGGGGGTATTGTAGGAATCGTTATTGCAGGGGTGGGAGCTCTCATCTCTGCTCAGATGATTGAGAACACTGCAGAGGTTGAATTCTGCGGCTCCTGTCACGAGATGAAACCGATGTACGAAGCCTGGGAGAAGGGACCTCACGGTCCACTTGGGAACAGGAGGGGAGCCGTTAGAGCCGCCTGTGCCGATTGTCACTTACCCCACGATAATGTGGTATCTTATTTAGTGAACAAGGCAAAGTTCGGAGCTCAGGATGGATTCGGCCACTTCTTCAAGGGAGGATACTCTGACGACCTTGAACACTGGATTGAGAAGAGGAAGGAGAGGGATCACTACGTTTTCATTACAAACTGTACCCGCTGTCATACGCAGCTTCCAGACAACGTTATGCATGAGAAGATTAAACTTGGAGAAATTGAGGGGAACTGTCTTGACTGCCACTGGTACGTAGGCCATGGTTTTGACTTTGAGGAAAAATTAAAGGAGTTCTTCGGTAAGAAAGAGGGAGAGAAAGGGCATGAATAG
- a CDS encoding molybdopterin-dependent oxidoreductase, whose protein sequence is MGIGRRDFLKKSAALTAASLVGINLKIKADGIAPVEASAGENLAQIPDEVKRSPAYKKEGDIEWVRGVCRFCGTGCKVWLGLKNGKPAIIRGEKDSQINFGFLCMKGMLFYKLFRHPDRLTQPLYRKSKKEPFKPISWEKAFDIMADEMIKAIKKGEWGPMGWTGIAYYGSGQALTEETYLFQKLFRCIGTNHVEGNPRLCMASAVGGYLTSYGTDEPAGGYADFDKAQTVFIIGSNTAECHPILYRRIMKNKLANPNGYMVINVDPRVSPTSKIADIHMQFKPGTDLALLNALAHVIIKEGLYDKEFVSKYCSFHIYTKGRDKNPLIGHAVSFEEYKRFLEKYTPEYAAEICGGNITPEMIRKVARRFATTRTVSIWTMGLNQRTRGVWVNNLVTNLHLLTGNVCKDGADALSLTGQPNACGGVREGGGLCHILPGHRVVKNAKHRHQLEKIWGVPKGTIPPKPGYHTVKMFSAISYTEEDKRRFPGLKPIHFIWIEETSPLQSLPNMRRFREGFARDDVFVVVTDIFPTRTTEFANLILPAAFHFEKTGVYGCTERRSQLTPKAVKAPGQAMPELWQIVNFAQVLAKKLKRERDPKLRKRASIVYQCVAPFIEAAKKDPWWTLSKEVWNEYAGKVTKGQDSDLSGATYEVLLERPDGVQWPAPTVEIARKGGTLRRFVVGKDPIATKIAQTHPEYRDWKCIDYGHLHKDHKFWVWLRPYKGPAEPPDAEYPFVLSTGRVIDHWHTASMTGRIPELAGDYPYAWVEINPKDAQRLGINPGDLVLVETRRGKNILPARISTDEGPMEGMVFVYWYDQEKSRMINFCTLDAFDPGSKQPEFKICACRIKKYAPAQPLKSFIVKLEKVRGGYLHNAELDPNEK, encoded by the coding sequence ATGGGAATTGGAAGGAGAGACTTCCTTAAAAAGAGTGCAGCTTTAACTGCAGCTTCCCTTGTTGGTATTAACCTTAAGATAAAGGCTGACGGTATTGCACCAGTTGAGGCTTCTGCAGGAGAGAACCTTGCCCAGATTCCGGATGAGGTTAAGCGTTCACCTGCTTATAAGAAAGAAGGAGATATTGAGTGGGTAAGGGGAGTTTGCCGTTTCTGTGGAACTGGATGTAAGGTATGGCTCGGTTTAAAGAACGGGAAGCCAGCAATTATCCGTGGAGAGAAGGACTCTCAGATTAACTTCGGCTTCCTGTGTATGAAAGGGATGCTCTTTTACAAGCTCTTCAGGCATCCAGATAGGCTAACACAGCCCCTTTACAGGAAGAGTAAGAAGGAGCCGTTTAAGCCTATTTCCTGGGAGAAGGCCTTTGACATTATGGCCGATGAGATGATTAAGGCCATCAAGAAGGGCGAATGGGGCCCAATGGGCTGGACAGGAATAGCGTACTACGGTTCAGGACAGGCTCTAACTGAAGAGACTTACCTCTTCCAGAAGCTCTTCAGGTGTATAGGAACCAACCACGTAGAGGGTAACCCAAGGCTCTGTATGGCTTCAGCTGTTGGAGGATACCTTACCTCTTACGGAACTGATGAGCCAGCCGGAGGTTATGCCGACTTTGATAAAGCTCAAACTGTCTTCATCATCGGTTCAAACACTGCTGAGTGTCACCCAATCCTCTACCGCCGTATTATGAAGAACAAGCTTGCTAATCCTAACGGCTACATGGTGATTAACGTTGACCCAAGGGTTTCTCCTACTTCAAAGATTGCCGATATCCACATGCAGTTTAAGCCCGGAACGGACCTTGCTCTCCTTAACGCACTGGCCCACGTGATTATTAAAGAAGGCCTTTACGATAAAGAGTTTGTAAGTAAGTACTGTTCATTCCACATCTATACAAAGGGAAGGGATAAGAATCCTCTAATTGGTCACGCAGTTTCATTTGAGGAGTACAAGAGGTTCCTTGAGAAGTACACTCCTGAATACGCAGCTGAAATCTGTGGCGGTAACATTACTCCTGAGATGATTAGAAAAGTTGCAAGGAGATTTGCAACCACAAGGACAGTTTCTATATGGACGATGGGGCTAAACCAAAGGACCCGTGGCGTTTGGGTTAACAACCTAGTTACGAACCTACACCTTTTAACAGGAAACGTGTGTAAGGACGGAGCTGATGCCCTTTCACTTACAGGTCAGCCAAACGCCTGTGGTGGTGTTCGTGAAGGTGGTGGACTCTGTCACATCCTTCCGGGCCATAGGGTAGTTAAGAATGCTAAACACAGGCATCAGCTTGAGAAGATCTGGGGCGTTCCAAAGGGAACTATTCCTCCAAAGCCTGGATACCATACCGTTAAGATGTTCTCTGCTATTTCCTACACTGAGGAAGACAAGAGGAGGTTCCCCGGATTAAAGCCTATTCACTTCATCTGGATTGAGGAGACTTCACCACTTCAGTCCCTTCCTAACATGAGAAGGTTTAGGGAGGGCTTTGCAAGGGATGATGTCTTCGTTGTTGTAACAGATATCTTCCCAACGAGGACAACAGAGTTTGCAAACCTAATCCTTCCTGCGGCTTTCCACTTTGAAAAGACCGGTGTTTACGGTTGTACAGAGCGTCGTTCACAGCTAACACCAAAGGCTGTTAAGGCTCCTGGTCAGGCAATGCCTGAACTCTGGCAGATTGTTAACTTTGCTCAGGTCCTCGCTAAGAAGTTAAAGAGGGAAAGGGATCCGAAGCTACGTAAGAGGGCTTCTATCGTTTACCAGTGTGTAGCTCCATTCATTGAGGCTGCAAAGAAGGATCCATGGTGGACACTTTCAAAAGAGGTGTGGAACGAGTATGCCGGTAAGGTAACTAAGGGGCAAGACAGTGACCTTTCCGGTGCTACCTATGAAGTCCTTCTTGAGAGGCCAGACGGCGTTCAGTGGCCTGCTCCAACTGTTGAGATTGCCCGTAAGGGAGGAACACTCAGAAGGTTCGTTGTTGGAAAAGACCCAATCGCTACAAAGATTGCCCAAACACATCCAGAGTACAGGGATTGGAAGTGCATTGACTATGGTCACCTCCACAAAGACCACAAGTTCTGGGTCTGGCTCAGGCCTTACAAAGGACCTGCTGAGCCACCAGACGCTGAGTATCCGTTCGTTCTCTCTACAGGAAGGGTTATTGACCACTGGCATACAGCTTCAATGACTGGCCGTATTCCAGAGCTTGCAGGAGACTACCCATACGCTTGGGTAGAGATCAACCCAAAAGATGCACAGCGCCTTGGAATTAACCCCGGTGACCTCGTTTTAGTTGAGACACGCCGTGGAAAGAACATCCTTCCTGCCCGTATATCAACTGACGAAGGTCCAATGGAAGGAATGGTCTTCGTTTACTGGTACGACCAGGAGAAGAGCAGGATGATTAACTTCTGTACACTTGATGCCTTTGACCCAGGTTCAAAGCAGCCTGAGTTTAAGATCTGTGCTTGCCGCATTAAGAAGTACGCTCCTGCTCAACCTCTTAAGTCCTTCATCGTTAAGCTTGAGAAAGTTAGGGGCGGTTACCTCCACAACGCAGAGCTTGATCCTAATGAGAAGTAA
- a CDS encoding multiheme c-type cytochrome, whose amino-acid sequence MKGRLSKLRSGLLAATIAAVAVIGLNTTDASAALRNISKESQACLGCHKGMNPALVQQWGVSKHAEAGVGCYECHMANKGDKDAFQHFGFTISTIVSPIDCGKCHPKEAKEVTESHHAKAAQFVGSLDNVLGRIVEGEALFNLGCAQCHGRTIPVKNGLPIMGPWPNEGIGRVNPDGSLGNCAACHFRHSFSLKQVREPDMCGKCHQGPDHPQIEIWELSKHGIAYKAHQSEIEQTLDRAKWVLGEDYYQAPNCVTCHMGATVTGAKATHDVGARLSWTLRPPISKHKPNWEAKRAEMKKVCAACHQKVWVDAFYYQFDNLVNLYNEKFAKPAAQVMKFLRKNKIIDPIPFNQKIEWEYFLLWHHEGRRARHGASMMAPDWTHWHGLFEVAYNFYFKLLPEADKLVEEKGSRSVKRQWKEFKKKLFANPYHKWFHEFNKEELRKIAKFYAERYGQSAQ is encoded by the coding sequence ATGAAGGGGAGGCTCAGCAAGCTTCGCTCAGGGCTGCTGGCTGCTACTATTGCTGCTGTTGCAGTAATTGGTCTTAATACTACCGATGCCAGCGCAGCCCTCAGGAACATCTCTAAAGAATCTCAGGCGTGTCTTGGATGTCACAAAGGCATGAACCCTGCCCTCGTTCAGCAGTGGGGAGTTAGCAAGCACGCTGAGGCTGGAGTAGGCTGTTACGAGTGTCATATGGCAAACAAGGGTGACAAGGACGCCTTCCAGCACTTTGGTTTTACAATCTCCACAATCGTTTCACCTATTGACTGTGGAAAGTGTCACCCTAAAGAGGCTAAGGAGGTTACAGAATCTCACCACGCAAAGGCTGCCCAGTTTGTTGGTTCTCTTGACAACGTTCTTGGAAGGATCGTAGAGGGTGAAGCCCTCTTCAACCTCGGTTGTGCCCAGTGTCACGGTAGGACAATCCCTGTTAAGAACGGTCTTCCTATAATGGGACCGTGGCCAAACGAGGGTATTGGAAGAGTTAACCCAGACGGTTCACTTGGAAACTGTGCAGCTTGTCACTTCAGGCACTCCTTCAGCCTCAAGCAGGTTCGTGAGCCTGACATGTGTGGTAAGTGTCACCAGGGACCTGACCATCCACAGATTGAGATTTGGGAGCTCAGTAAGCACGGTATAGCTTACAAGGCCCATCAGTCTGAAATTGAGCAGACCCTTGATAGGGCTAAGTGGGTTCTCGGTGAGGACTACTACCAGGCTCCAAACTGTGTAACATGTCACATGGGTGCTACTGTAACTGGTGCTAAGGCAACTCACGACGTTGGAGCAAGGCTATCCTGGACTTTAAGGCCACCAATCTCCAAGCACAAGCCTAACTGGGAAGCTAAGCGTGCTGAGATGAAGAAGGTTTGTGCAGCTTGCCACCAGAAGGTTTGGGTTGATGCCTTCTACTACCAGTTTGATAACCTTGTAAACCTCTATAACGAGAAGTTTGCTAAGCCTGCCGCTCAGGTTATGAAGTTCCTCAGGAAGAACAAGATTATTGACCCAATTCCATTTAACCAGAAGATTGAGTGGGAGTACTTCCTCCTCTGGCACCACGAAGGACGTAGGGCAAGACACGGTGCTTCTATGATGGCTCCAGACTGGACCCACTGGCACGGTCTCTTTGAAGTTGCTTACAACTTCTACTTCAAGCTCCTCCCAGAAGCTGATAAGCTAGTTGAGGAGAAAGGAAGCAGGTCTGTTAAGAGACAGTGGAAAGAGTTCAAGAAGAAGCTCTTTGCTAATCCGTACCACAAGTGGTTCCATGAGTTCAACAAAGAAGAGCTCAGGAAGATTGCTAAGTTCTACGCTGAGCGTTACGGTCAGTCTGCTCAGTAA
- a CDS encoding PSP1 domain-containing protein yields the protein MEVIKFKYPDTEKVGLAKRNSSTFLKDLKDEVVIKTERGLELVKVLKSYKVKPETLEKFGLKEEELYPMVRPATEEDKNKFLSNLLFSEEALEVCKEKVKKHGLEMKLVKAYTTLNKERIVFYFTAKNRVDFRQLVRDLAAHFKTRIELRQIGVRDEVKMVGAVGMCGRICCCKEFIDCFQSISLNLAKLQGLPPNPAKLSGTCGRLMCCLKFEEANYYIRQFLPEINQEVETPEGKGRVVDVNVLLERVVVELEEGKKVELPIQTFLTKEQWEEYINKLKEKVDDRFSCFTKAGVIGNESNQES from the coding sequence ATGGAGGTAATTAAGTTTAAATACCCAGATACCGAAAAGGTCGGTCTTGCAAAAAGAAATTCTTCCACCTTCCTTAAAGATCTTAAAGATGAAGTAGTAATAAAAACTGAAAGGGGACTGGAGCTAGTTAAAGTCTTAAAGAGCTATAAGGTAAAACCAGAAACTCTTGAAAAATTTGGCCTGAAAGAGGAAGAGCTTTACCCGATGGTTAGACCAGCCACAGAGGAGGATAAGAACAAGTTTCTATCAAACCTCCTCTTCTCAGAAGAGGCCCTTGAAGTATGTAAAGAAAAGGTAAAAAAACACGGCCTTGAGATGAAGCTCGTAAAGGCTTACACGACTTTAAATAAGGAAAGGATTGTTTTCTACTTTACAGCTAAAAACAGGGTTGACTTTAGACAGCTTGTGAGGGACCTTGCAGCCCACTTTAAGACCAGGATAGAGCTCCGCCAGATAGGCGTAAGGGACGAAGTCAAGATGGTGGGCGCCGTTGGAATGTGCGGTAGGATCTGCTGCTGTAAAGAGTTTATAGATTGCTTCCAATCAATATCCTTAAACCTTGCAAAGTTACAGGGGCTTCCTCCAAACCCTGCAAAGCTGTCAGGAACCTGTGGAAGGTTAATGTGCTGCTTAAAGTTTGAAGAAGCCAACTACTACATAAGGCAGTTCCTCCCGGAAATTAACCAGGAGGTAGAGACCCCTGAAGGGAAAGGTAGAGTAGTTGACGTAAACGTCCTCCTTGAGAGGGTAGTTGTAGAGCTTGAAGAGGGAAAGAAGGTTGAACTTCCGATACAGACATTTTTAACCAAGGAGCAGTGGGAAGAATACATTAACAAGCTAAAGGAAAAGGTTGACGATAGGTTCAGCTGTTTCACCAAAGCAGGAGTAATTGGAAATGAGAGTAATCAGGAGTCTTAA
- a CDS encoding type III pantothenate kinase, with protein MQSTEPKLLIDAGNSTVKVGVFKRGRVELVRRVPTEEILKDPKLLKELSGKFKGEVGIASVVPEVSELIREFFPDSKFVKLERELPVKIHYVGEMGPDRIANILGGSTFFKSFIVASFGTATVVDVVINCEFKGGIILPGLKLMARALKEGTALLPEVKSFKSSKLGMKTRECIESGILRGTYGAVLSVKREFPGVPLILTGGYSRLIERLLNGILVEELTLLGIANFLSYKGGMKSPR; from the coding sequence TGCAGAGTACAGAACCTAAGTTATTGATTGACGCTGGAAACAGCACAGTTAAAGTTGGAGTCTTTAAAAGAGGTAGGGTAGAACTCGTTAGAAGAGTACCTACAGAGGAAATCTTAAAAGACCCGAAACTTTTAAAGGAGTTATCGGGAAAGTTTAAAGGAGAAGTAGGAATTGCCAGTGTTGTTCCGGAGGTTTCAGAGCTCATAAGGGAGTTCTTTCCAGATTCAAAGTTTGTAAAGCTGGAAAGGGAACTTCCCGTGAAGATTCACTACGTAGGAGAAATGGGACCAGACCGAATCGCAAATATACTCGGAGGTTCCACCTTCTTTAAAAGCTTCATAGTGGCAAGTTTTGGAACGGCAACCGTTGTTGACGTAGTTATTAACTGTGAATTTAAGGGAGGAATAATTCTTCCTGGACTCAAACTGATGGCACGGGCTTTAAAGGAGGGAACAGCTCTCTTACCGGAGGTAAAATCCTTCAAGAGCTCTAAACTTGGAATGAAGACAAGGGAGTGTATAGAATCTGGAATCCTGCGGGGAACTTACGGGGCGGTCCTATCGGTAAAAAGGGAATTTCCGGGAGTTCCCCTAATTCTAACCGGAGGTTACTCAAGGTTAATAGAAAGATTACTAAACGGGATTTTAGTTGAAGAGCTTACTCTACTGGGAATAGCAAACTTTCTAAGTTACAAAGGGGGGATGAAATCCCCCCGATAA
- a CDS encoding c-type cytochrome, translating to MRKILGALFLTAAFALPASAGVWEAQCAGCHNGSLAPSKAQLKAKYKSAKEFVEAGKKSNNPMMAAFKSNVKALQDAAKELYK from the coding sequence ATGAGAAAAATTTTAGGAGCTCTTTTCCTTACAGCTGCCTTTGCCCTTCCAGCTTCTGCAGGAGTTTGGGAAGCTCAGTGTGCAGGCTGCCACAACGGAAGTTTAGCTCCAAGCAAAGCCCAGCTTAAGGCTAAGTACAAGTCTGCAAAGGAATTTGTAGAAGCTGGTAAGAAGTCAAACAACCCGATGATGGCTGCATTTAAGAGTAACGTTAAAGCTCTTCAGGACGCTGCTAAGGAGCTCTATAAATAA
- a CDS encoding chaperone NapD → MPIVSCVVTAEPEKGFQVEKELFEIPGVEVYGGELKEEDNAYYIIVVLDAERYEELEALERKIKSVDGVLQVAVVEAYFLDEFEKIERGEIIPKNPFHGLKRAEKEAERMWLGEDDGEGKEN, encoded by the coding sequence ATGCCTATTGTGAGCTGTGTTGTTACTGCTGAGCCGGAGAAGGGCTTTCAGGTGGAGAAGGAGCTCTTTGAAATACCCGGAGTTGAAGTTTACGGAGGAGAGCTAAAGGAGGAGGATAACGCCTACTACATAATAGTTGTTCTTGATGCAGAGAGGTACGAGGAACTTGAGGCTTTAGAGAGGAAGATAAAGAGCGTAGACGGAGTCTTACAGGTTGCAGTTGTTGAGGCTTACTTCTTAGACGAGTTTGAAAAGATTGAAAGAGGAGAAATTATCCCTAAAAATCCGTTCCACGGTTTAAAGAGAGCAGAAAAAGAAGCTGAAAGAATGTGGCTTGGAGAAGACGATGGAGAAGGAAAGGAAAACTGA
- a CDS encoding 4Fe-4S dicluster domain-containing protein produces the protein MEKERKTDRREFLKVTLGAFIGGALFSSCSLSDLKNPKTMVKSPIKTNVLRPPGAVPEEHFAQKCIRCGRCGEVCPYHCIKYFDVKTGGVFSGTPYVDVMEKPCYLCMKCVYVCPTGSLVPCAKEEVRMGVAVINRQICVTWQQDKTGLMCKTCFNVCPFSGVAIKIDHDFRPYIIEENCTGCGICAYSCIADTYPENNGKKAISIQPIKWKKIKQIKLEDIKKS, from the coding sequence ATGGAGAAGGAAAGGAAAACTGACAGGAGAGAATTTTTAAAGGTTACCCTAGGAGCATTTATCGGAGGAGCTCTGTTTTCCTCCTGTTCCCTTTCAGACTTAAAAAATCCAAAAACTATGGTCAAAAGTCCTATAAAAACGAACGTTCTCAGGCCACCTGGAGCAGTTCCTGAGGAGCACTTTGCTCAAAAGTGTATAAGGTGTGGAAGGTGTGGAGAAGTTTGTCCTTACCACTGTATTAAGTACTTTGACGTTAAAACTGGAGGAGTCTTTTCCGGAACGCCCTACGTTGATGTTATGGAAAAGCCCTGCTACCTATGTATGAAGTGTGTCTACGTTTGTCCTACAGGTTCTCTCGTCCCGTGTGCTAAAGAAGAAGTTAGGATGGGAGTTGCTGTAATAAACCGTCAAATTTGCGTTACCTGGCAGCAGGATAAGACCGGTCTTATGTGTAAGACCTGTTTTAACGTCTGTCCCTTCTCGGGAGTCGCAATAAAGATTGACCACGATTTTAGACCTTACATCATTGAGGAAAACTGTACGGGCTGCGGGATTTGTGCCTATTCCTGTATAGCTGATACTTACCCAGAAAATAACGGTAAGAAGGCCATATCAATTCAGCCTATAAAGTGGAAAAAGATTAAGCAGATTAAACTTGAGGATATTAAGAAATCTTAA
- a CDS encoding tetratricopeptide repeat protein — translation MMRRFLVLIPIFLFSCTTSNDVSKSLSTVLPPPKTVLDRKLEGSMPQELPVTPSVDVKKLDPCTRHLLFADQYITASDYDSAADEVREAGKYCSHDDPRYNYMKAVVLDAKERKEEAYEYYYKAAKGYIEKGDYESAFKCYSNMLSIKPYGKEVEELKKYFQDEDY, via the coding sequence ATGATGCGTAGGTTTTTAGTTCTCATTCCAATTTTTCTCTTTTCCTGTACTACCAGTAACGACGTAAGTAAATCCCTTTCGACCGTACTTCCTCCTCCCAAAACTGTCCTTGATAGGAAACTTGAAGGGTCAATGCCTCAGGAACTTCCAGTTACACCTTCAGTTGATGTTAAGAAACTTGATCCGTGTACTCGCCACCTCCTCTTTGCCGATCAGTACATCACAGCTTCCGACTATGATTCTGCAGCTGATGAGGTAAGGGAAGCTGGAAAGTACTGCTCTCACGATGACCCAAGGTATAACTATATGAAGGCAGTTGTTCTTGATGCAAAGGAGAGGAAGGAAGAGGCATATGAGTATTACTATAAAGCTGCTAAAGGTTATATAGAGAAAGGGGATTACGAAAGCGCCTTTAAGTGTTACTCAAACATGCTTTCAATTAAACCTTACGGTAAGGAAGTAGAGGAGCTAAAGAAGTACTTCCAGGATGAGGATTATTAG
- a CDS encoding 4Fe-4S binding protein yields MARKSFFKRITLWRYLFLTACFITVIGNPFANYYWDVNFIQGWFQSIGIGNLWVVSPLEGLESILTAKFFYMPSLVGMVIPVTLAFLMGRVFCSWMCPVEFLSLLTDKVLGLIPKWGNSLKYRKDLVRFAKYTLWFALVAELMVTMVIGYPMFVWWSPPGLVGRETMFYVFYKHVTVEIFIVIFVLLLNLITRRMFCRYFCPLGAILALIGKRRQLVIEYDASKCVGCKICDKRCPMGISPSVGESQSVYCWNCAECVDVCPTSALNFVWRDRGFITLPKGSKQGSAV; encoded by the coding sequence GTGGCCAGAAAGAGCTTCTTTAAGAGAATAACACTTTGGCGTTACCTCTTTCTTACAGCCTGTTTTATTACTGTTATAGGTAACCCCTTTGCCAACTACTACTGGGACGTAAACTTCATTCAAGGTTGGTTTCAGTCTATAGGTATTGGCAACCTTTGGGTAGTTTCTCCACTTGAAGGCCTTGAGTCTATCCTGACTGCAAAGTTTTTCTATATGCCCTCTTTAGTTGGAATGGTTATTCCTGTAACCCTTGCTTTCTTAATGGGAAGGGTTTTCTGTAGCTGGATGTGTCCCGTAGAGTTTCTATCCCTTCTAACTGATAAAGTCCTCGGGTTAATTCCTAAGTGGGGCAATAGCTTAAAGTACAGGAAAGACTTGGTTAGGTTTGCCAAGTACACTCTCTGGTTTGCCCTTGTAGCAGAGCTTATGGTTACAATGGTTATCGGGTATCCTATGTTCGTATGGTGGTCTCCTCCAGGACTTGTTGGAAGGGAGACGATGTTTTACGTCTTCTATAAGCACGTGACGGTTGAGATCTTCATAGTAATTTTCGTCCTCCTTTTGAACCTAATTACTAGGAGGATGTTCTGTAGGTACTTCTGTCCCCTTGGAGCTATTTTGGCCCTGATAGGGAAGAGGAGACAACTGGTTATTGAGTATGACGCCTCAAAGTGTGTTGGCTGTAAGATATGTGACAAGCGTTGTCCCATGGGAATCAGCCCCAGCGTAGGGGAGAGCCAGAGCGTTTACTGCTGGAACTGTGCTGAGTGTGTTGACGTATGTCCAACATCTGCACTCAACTTTGTCTGGAGGGATAGAGGATTCATAACGCTCCCTAAAGGTTCTAAACAGGGGTCTGCTGTATAA